Proteins from a genomic interval of Stenotrophomonas sp. WZN-1:
- a CDS encoding TIGR00730 family Rossman fold protein — protein MKSICVYCGSNAGSKPAYTERAIALGDRIARDGLRLVYGGGNVGLMGTVANAVLAAGGEVTGVIPRQLADWEVAHRGLTELEIVGSMHERKSRMFDLADGFVALPGGFGTMEEIFEMLTWRQLGIGNKPCAFLDVEGFYAPLIGMIDRMVEERFLHPDQRQDLWYGSDIEEMLEWMQNYQPAQASKWIDEKRRSALR, from the coding sequence ATGAAGTCGATCTGCGTCTACTGTGGTTCCAACGCTGGCAGCAAGCCCGCCTACACCGAACGCGCCATTGCCCTGGGTGATCGCATCGCCCGTGACGGCCTGCGCCTGGTGTATGGCGGGGGCAACGTCGGCCTGATGGGAACCGTGGCCAATGCCGTGCTCGCCGCCGGCGGCGAGGTGACCGGCGTGATCCCGCGCCAGCTGGCCGACTGGGAAGTGGCCCACCGCGGCCTGACCGAGCTGGAGATCGTCGGTTCGATGCATGAGCGCAAGTCGCGCATGTTCGACCTTGCCGATGGCTTCGTCGCCCTGCCCGGCGGCTTCGGCACCATGGAAGAGATCTTCGAGATGCTGACCTGGCGCCAGCTGGGCATCGGCAACAAGCCGTGCGCCTTCCTCGACGTGGAAGGCTTCTACGCCCCGCTGATCGGCATGATCGATCGCATGGTGGAGGAGCGCTTCCTGCATCCGGACCAGCGCCAGGACCTGTGGTACGGCTCGGACATCGAGGAAATGCTGGAGTGGATGCAGAACTACCAGCCGGCCCAGGCCTCGAAGTGGATCGACGAGAAGCGTCGCTCCGCCCTGCGCTGA
- a CDS encoding aminotransferase class III-fold pyridoxal phosphate-dependent enzyme, with the protein MSFIERLAPLRNQPGTRLTSGLDDATLTALSANHPQLIAAVDAAAGEFARVQADLGPLLAQDEQAQIDAMQDGFVNFYADDAVTPYVALAARGPWVVTLKGAVLYDAGGYGMLGFGHTPDAVLEAMARPQVMANIMTPSLSQQRFVTALQAEIGHRRGGCPFARFMCLNSGSEAVGLAARIADVNAKLQTDPGARHAGATIKRVVVKGSFHGRTDRPALYSDSSRKSYMQHLASYRGEDSVITVAPYDEAGLRKVFEDAARNQWFIEAVFLEPVMGEGDPGRSVPPAFYAVARELTHAHGSLLLLDSIQAGLRAHGVLSVVDYPGFEGLDPPDMETYSKALNAAQYPLSVLAVTEHAAQLYRKGIYGNTMTSNPRALDVACATLAQLTPQVRANIADRGAEAVRKLEQLKSELGGLITKVQGTGLLFSCELAPQFKCYGANSTEEWLRQHGINVIHGGENSLRFTPHFGMDSDELDLLVGMVGRALREGPRREQAAAA; encoded by the coding sequence ATGAGCTTCATCGAACGCCTCGCCCCCCTGCGCAACCAGCCCGGCACCCGCCTCACCTCCGGTCTGGACGATGCCACCCTGACCGCCCTGTCCGCCAACCACCCGCAGCTGATCGCCGCGGTGGACGCCGCCGCCGGGGAATTCGCGCGCGTGCAGGCCGACCTGGGGCCGCTGCTGGCGCAGGACGAACAGGCGCAGATCGACGCGATGCAGGACGGCTTCGTCAATTTCTATGCCGATGATGCAGTCACCCCATACGTGGCACTGGCCGCGCGCGGCCCCTGGGTGGTCACCCTGAAGGGCGCCGTGCTGTACGACGCCGGCGGCTACGGCATGCTCGGCTTCGGGCACACCCCGGATGCCGTGCTGGAGGCGATGGCACGCCCACAGGTGATGGCCAACATCATGACCCCCAGCCTGTCGCAGCAGCGCTTCGTCACCGCCCTGCAGGCCGAGATCGGCCACCGCCGTGGCGGCTGCCCGTTCGCGCGCTTCATGTGCCTGAATTCCGGCTCCGAGGCGGTTGGCCTGGCCGCACGCATCGCCGACGTCAACGCCAAGCTGCAGACCGACCCGGGCGCCCGCCACGCCGGCGCCACGATCAAGCGCGTGGTGGTCAAGGGCAGCTTCCATGGCCGTACCGACCGCCCCGCCCTGTATTCCGATTCCAGCCGCAAGAGCTACATGCAGCACCTGGCCAGCTACCGCGGTGAGGATTCGGTGATCACCGTGGCGCCGTACGATGAGGCCGGCCTGCGCAAGGTGTTCGAGGACGCTGCACGCAACCAGTGGTTCATCGAGGCGGTGTTCCTGGAACCGGTAATGGGCGAAGGCGACCCGGGCCGTTCGGTGCCGCCGGCGTTCTATGCCGTGGCCCGTGAATTGACCCATGCGCACGGCAGCCTGCTGCTGCTGGATTCGATCCAGGCTGGCCTGCGCGCGCATGGCGTGCTGTCGGTAGTCGATTACCCGGGCTTCGAAGGTCTGGATCCGCCGGACATGGAGACCTACTCCAAGGCGCTCAACGCCGCGCAGTACCCGCTGTCGGTGCTGGCGGTGACCGAGCATGCCGCGCAGCTGTACCGCAAGGGCATCTACGGCAACACCATGACCAGCAACCCGCGCGCGCTGGACGTGGCCTGCGCCACCCTGGCGCAGCTGACCCCGCAGGTGCGTGCCAACATCGCCGACCGAGGTGCCGAGGCCGTGCGCAAGCTGGAACAGCTCAAGAGCGAGCTGGGCGGCCTGATCACCAAGGTGCAGGGTACCGGCCTGCTGTTCTCGTGCGAGCTGGCCCCGCAGTTCAAGTGCTACGGCGCCAACTCCACCGAGGAATGGCTGCGCCAACACGGCATCAACGTGATCCATGGTGGCGAGAACTCGCTGCGCTTCACCCCGCACTTCGGCATGGACAGCGACGAGCTGGACCTGCTGGTCGGCATGGTGGGCCGCGCCCTGCGTGAGGGCCCGCGCCGCGAGCAGGCTGCGGCGGCGTAA
- the queA gene encoding tRNA preQ1(34) S-adenosylmethionine ribosyltransferase-isomerase QueA, translating to MRAIVDPLPPTALKKSDFNYDLPAELIAQAPLAERSASRLLLVPPAPDAFTDLQVRDLPSLLQPGDLLVFNDTRVIPARLFGQKASGGRVEILIERLLGGQQARAQVGASKSPKAGSRIALDAGGEAEVLGRDGEFYVLQFHVPESLEQWLLHAGRLPLPPYIQREPGVDDRERYQTVFAREVGAVAAPTAGLHFDEPLLAALKDKGVDFGHVTLHVGAGTFQPVRADDLKDHVMHREWLNVGAELVQQVRRTRAAGGRVIGVGTTVVRALESAMRDGELLPFAGETQIFITPGYRIRSVDAMVTNFHLPESTLLMMISAFAGKERVFEAYQHAIEQRYRFFSYGDAMLLFPQAG from the coding sequence ATGCGCGCCATTGTCGACCCGTTGCCGCCCACTGCCTTGAAGAAGTCCGATTTCAACTACGACCTGCCGGCCGAACTGATCGCGCAGGCGCCCTTGGCCGAACGTTCCGCCAGCCGCCTGCTGCTGGTGCCTCCGGCGCCCGATGCTTTCACCGATCTGCAGGTGCGCGACCTGCCGTCGCTGCTGCAGCCGGGCGATCTGCTGGTGTTCAACGACACCCGGGTGATCCCGGCGCGCCTGTTTGGGCAGAAGGCCAGTGGCGGCCGCGTCGAGATCCTGATCGAGCGCCTGCTCGGTGGCCAGCAGGCCCGCGCGCAGGTGGGGGCCAGCAAATCGCCGAAGGCCGGCAGCCGCATCGCGTTGGACGCCGGCGGTGAAGCCGAGGTGCTGGGCCGTGATGGCGAGTTCTACGTGCTGCAGTTCCATGTGCCCGAGTCGCTGGAGCAGTGGCTGCTGCATGCCGGTCGCCTGCCGCTGCCGCCCTACATCCAGCGCGAGCCGGGCGTGGATGACCGCGAGCGCTACCAGACTGTGTTCGCGCGTGAAGTGGGGGCGGTGGCCGCACCGACCGCAGGCCTGCATTTCGACGAACCGTTGCTGGCCGCGCTGAAGGACAAGGGCGTGGACTTCGGCCACGTCACCCTGCACGTGGGGGCGGGTACCTTCCAGCCGGTGCGTGCCGATGACCTGAAGGACCACGTGATGCACCGCGAGTGGCTGAACGTCGGTGCCGAACTGGTGCAGCAGGTGCGGCGCACGCGCGCCGCGGGCGGCCGCGTGATCGGCGTTGGAACGACCGTGGTGCGCGCGCTGGAAAGCGCGATGCGCGATGGTGAGCTGCTGCCGTTCGCGGGTGAAACGCAGATCTTCATCACCCCGGGCTACCGCATCCGCAGCGTCGACGCGATGGTGACCAACTTCCACCTGCCGGAAAGCACGCTGCTGATGATGATTTCCGCGTTCGCTGGCAAGGAGCGCGTGTTCGAGGCCTACCAGCACGCGATCGAGCAGCGCTATCGCTTCTTCAGCTACGGCGACGCGATGCTGCTGTTCCCGCAGGCGGGGTGA
- the tgt gene encoding tRNA guanosine(34) transglycosylase Tgt — MSRLQFQLQTRDGRARRGRLTFPRGTVETPAFMPVGTYGSVKGILPDQVRALGAEIILGNTFHLYLRPGLDIIADHGGLHGFCRWDGPILTDSGGFQVFSLAHRRKITEQGVTFASPTDGARVFLGPEESMKIQKVLDSDVVMIFDECTPYPATEDVARHSMELSLRWAQRSRNAHDELGNDAALFGIVQGGVHTDLRSRSAEALQAIGFDGYAIGGLAVGEPEHERNAMLDHLDPELPGDRPRYLMGVGRPEDLVEGVARGVDMFDCVMPTRNARNGHYFTSFGTVRIRNSQYARDMDPIEPGCGCVACTGGYTRSYLRHLDRCNEMLAPMLGTLHNLFYYEKLMADIRAAIEAGTFLAFRESFYAARGAVPPPL, encoded by the coding sequence ATGTCCCGACTGCAGTTCCAGCTCCAGACCCGCGACGGCCGTGCCCGCCGTGGCCGCCTGACCTTCCCGCGTGGCACGGTGGAAACGCCGGCCTTCATGCCGGTGGGGACCTATGGCTCGGTCAAGGGCATCCTGCCGGATCAGGTGCGTGCGCTGGGCGCCGAGATCATCCTCGGCAACACGTTCCACCTGTACCTGCGCCCGGGCCTGGACATCATCGCCGACCACGGCGGCCTGCACGGCTTCTGCCGTTGGGATGGCCCGATCCTGACCGACTCGGGCGGTTTCCAGGTGTTCTCGCTGGCCCACCGCCGCAAGATCACTGAGCAGGGCGTGACGTTCGCCTCGCCGACCGACGGCGCCCGGGTGTTCCTGGGCCCCGAGGAGAGCATGAAGATCCAGAAAGTGCTCGATTCGGACGTGGTGATGATCTTCGACGAGTGCACCCCGTACCCGGCTACCGAGGATGTTGCCCGCCATTCGATGGAGCTGAGCCTGCGCTGGGCCCAGCGCAGCCGCAACGCGCATGACGAGCTGGGCAACGACGCGGCCCTGTTCGGCATCGTCCAGGGCGGGGTGCACACCGACCTGCGCAGCCGCTCGGCCGAGGCCCTGCAGGCGATCGGCTTCGACGGCTACGCCATCGGCGGCCTGGCCGTGGGCGAGCCGGAGCACGAGCGCAATGCCATGCTCGACCACCTGGACCCGGAACTGCCGGGCGACCGCCCGCGCTACCTGATGGGCGTGGGCCGGCCGGAGGACCTGGTCGAGGGTGTCGCACGTGGCGTGGACATGTTCGACTGCGTGATGCCCACCCGCAACGCCCGCAACGGCCACTATTTCACCTCGTTCGGCACCGTCCGCATCCGCAACTCCCAGTACGCGCGCGACATGGACCCGATCGAGCCGGGCTGCGGCTGCGTGGCCTGCACCGGCGGCTACACCCGTTCCTACCTGCGCCACCTGGACCGCTGCAACGAGATGCTGGCGCCGATGCTGGGCACCCTGCACAACCTGTTCTATTACGAAAAGCTCATGGCCGACATCCGTGCGGCCATCGAGGCGGGAACCTTCCTGGCCTTCCGTGAGTCCTTCTACGCAGCACGCGGGGCGGTACCCCCGCCGCTGTAA
- the yajC gene encoding preprotein translocase subunit YajC: MNLLAFLIPAAHAQAAGGQPQGMGLTTLLFPIILIAIMYFLMIRPQMKRQKEHKAMLEKIKRGDEVLTNGGIAGKVTDIGDNFITIEVAENVRIRVQKGAVGSVLPTGTLDSAK, from the coding sequence ATGAACCTGCTTGCCTTCCTGATTCCCGCCGCCCACGCCCAGGCCGCCGGCGGCCAACCGCAGGGCATGGGCCTGACCACGCTGCTGTTCCCGATCATCCTGATCGCCATCATGTACTTCCTGATGATCCGCCCGCAGATGAAGCGGCAGAAGGAGCACAAGGCCATGCTGGAGAAGATCAAGCGCGGCGACGAAGTGCTGACCAACGGTGGCATCGCCGGCAAGGTCACCGACATCGGCGACAACTTCATCACCATCGAAGTGGCCGAGAACGTGCGCATCCGCGTGCAGAAGGGCGCTGTCGGCAGCGTGCTGCCGACCGGCACCCTGGATTCGGCCAAGTAA
- the secD gene encoding protein translocase subunit SecD gives MLEFPRWKYVVILIVLALSALYALPNIYQKDPALQITANRGGQIDDALRDRVLADLKTAGIATIGVEKEGESLIVRLPDLKAQSAASDALRDTVGEKYTVALNLASTVPDWLAKLGGRPMVLGLDLQGGVHFVLQVDQKAALDKRLDAYTEDVRSTLRDARIAYQSVERRADNSIVANLSPSAGDDAAQRARTALVKAQPTLGYDVSGNRITVTVPDTEIAQISNGAIEQNINTLRNRVNQLGVAEPIIQRQGADRVVVQLPGVQDTAEAKRMIGATATLEYRAVVEGNAQDAINSGRIPPEAKVYQQRDGRGPILLNKRVIVTGDQMVGAQAVTDSNSGSPAVSVTLNNVGGQRMFDFTSANVNKPMAVVYTERVPTVTVVDGQEVRGFKVNEEVISVANINGVFGKNFQTTGLQKKEAEDLAKLLKSGSLAAPMDFVEERVVGPSLGAENVKNGMRAVVFAFLFTLVFFSVYYRMFGVITSIAMLFNLLIVVAVMSLFGATMTLPGFAGLALSVGLSVDANVLINERIREELRAGVPGKTAIVTGYERASGTILDANLTGLIVGVALFAFGTGPLKGFALTMIIGIFASMFTAITVSRALATLIYGRRKKLQNVAI, from the coding sequence ATGCTCGAATTTCCACGCTGGAAGTACGTCGTCATCCTGATCGTACTGGCGCTCAGTGCGCTGTACGCGCTGCCCAACATCTACCAGAAGGACCCGGCCCTCCAGATCACCGCCAACCGTGGCGGCCAGATCGACGATGCGCTGCGCGACCGTGTGCTGGCCGACCTGAAGACGGCCGGTATCGCCACCATCGGTGTCGAGAAGGAAGGGGAGAGCCTGATCGTCCGCCTGCCGGACCTGAAGGCGCAGTCCGCTGCCAGCGACGCCCTGCGTGACACCGTCGGCGAGAAGTACACCGTGGCCCTGAACCTGGCCTCGACCGTGCCGGACTGGCTGGCCAAACTCGGTGGCCGCCCGATGGTGCTGGGCCTGGACCTGCAGGGTGGTGTGCACTTCGTGCTGCAGGTCGACCAGAAGGCCGCCCTCGACAAGCGCCTGGATGCCTACACCGAAGACGTGCGCAGCACCCTGCGTGACGCGCGCATTGCCTACCAGTCGGTGGAACGACGCGCTGACAACAGCATCGTGGCCAACCTGAGCCCGTCTGCCGGCGATGACGCCGCGCAGCGTGCCCGTACCGCCCTGGTCAAGGCGCAGCCGACCCTCGGCTACGACGTCAGCGGCAACCGCATCACGGTCACCGTGCCCGATACCGAGATCGCGCAGATCTCCAATGGCGCCATCGAGCAGAACATCAACACCCTGCGCAACCGCGTGAACCAGCTCGGCGTGGCCGAGCCGATCATCCAGCGCCAGGGTGCCGACCGCGTGGTCGTGCAGCTTCCGGGCGTGCAGGACACTGCCGAAGCCAAGCGCATGATCGGCGCCACCGCAACCCTGGAATACCGTGCGGTGGTTGAAGGCAATGCGCAGGACGCCATCAACTCCGGCCGCATCCCGCCGGAAGCGAAGGTCTACCAGCAGCGTGACGGCCGCGGCCCGATCCTGCTGAACAAGCGCGTGATCGTCACCGGCGACCAGATGGTCGGTGCGCAGGCGGTGACCGATTCGAACAGCGGCTCCCCGGCCGTCAGCGTGACGCTGAACAACGTCGGTGGCCAGCGGATGTTCGACTTCACCAGCGCCAACGTGAACAAGCCGATGGCGGTGGTCTACACCGAGCGCGTGCCGACCGTGACCGTCGTCGACGGCCAGGAAGTGCGTGGCTTCAAGGTCAACGAGGAAGTGATCTCGGTGGCCAACATCAACGGCGTGTTCGGCAAGAACTTCCAGACCACCGGCCTGCAGAAGAAGGAAGCCGAGGACCTGGCCAAGCTGCTGAAGTCGGGCTCGCTGGCCGCGCCGATGGACTTCGTCGAAGAGCGCGTGGTCGGCCCGAGCCTGGGCGCCGAGAACGTCAAGAACGGTATGCGCGCGGTGGTGTTCGCGTTCCTGTTCACCCTGGTGTTCTTCAGCGTCTACTACCGCATGTTCGGTGTGATCACCTCGATCGCGATGCTGTTCAACCTGCTGATCGTGGTGGCGGTGATGTCGCTGTTCGGAGCGACCATGACCCTGCCGGGCTTTGCTGGCCTGGCATTGTCGGTCGGCCTGTCGGTGGACGCCAACGTGCTGATCAACGAGCGTATCCGTGAAGAGCTGCGTGCCGGCGTGCCGGGCAAGACCGCGATCGTGACCGGTTACGAGCGTGCCTCGGGCACCATCCTCGACGCCAACCTGACCGGCCTGATCGTCGGTGTGGCGCTGTTCGCATTCGGTACCGGTCCGCTGAAGGGCTTCGCGCTGACCATGATCATCGGTATTTTCGCCTCCATGTTCACCGCGATCACCGTGTCGCGTGCGCTGGCGACGCTGATCTACGGCCGCCGCAAGAAGCTCCAGAACGTGGCCATCTGA
- the secF gene encoding protein translocase subunit SecF → MKLFPLHILPNDTKIDFMRWRHVAMVVTVIVFLASVAIIGVKGFNYALDFTGGTLIEARFDKAVDVEQVRTKLEQSGFEGAQVQSVGGNTDLLIRLAPHGEHAAGTGDAAHEDKATAAAVVKALSTADNQATVLRNEFVGPQIGKDLAMNGLYATIFMLAGFLIYIAARFEWKFAVTASIVAMFDLIVTVAYVSLLGREFDLTVLAGLLSVMGFAINDLIVVFDRVRENFRSLRVDSMEVLNRSINQTLSRTVITAVMFFLSALALYMYGGSSMEGLAETHMIGAVIVVLSSILVAVPMLTIGFLRVSKQDLLPKAKDVEALARRP, encoded by the coding sequence ATGAAACTGTTTCCGCTGCACATCCTCCCGAACGACACCAAGATCGACTTCATGCGCTGGCGCCATGTCGCGATGGTCGTCACGGTCATCGTGTTCCTGGCCTCGGTCGCCATCATCGGCGTCAAGGGCTTCAACTACGCCCTGGACTTCACCGGTGGCACCCTGATCGAAGCTCGCTTCGACAAGGCAGTGGACGTCGAGCAGGTCCGCACCAAGCTCGAGCAGAGCGGCTTTGAAGGCGCGCAGGTACAGAGCGTCGGTGGCAACACCGACCTGCTGATCCGCCTGGCCCCGCATGGCGAGCACGCGGCCGGTACCGGCGACGCCGCGCACGAGGACAAGGCCACCGCCGCCGCCGTGGTGAAGGCACTGTCCACCGCCGACAACCAGGCCACCGTGCTCCGCAACGAGTTCGTGGGCCCGCAGATCGGCAAGGACCTGGCGATGAATGGCCTGTACGCCACCATCTTCATGCTGGCTGGCTTCCTGATCTACATCGCGGCGCGCTTCGAATGGAAGTTCGCGGTCACCGCCAGCATCGTGGCGATGTTCGACCTGATCGTGACGGTGGCTTACGTGTCCCTGCTGGGCCGTGAGTTCGACCTGACCGTGCTGGCCGGCCTGCTGTCGGTGATGGGCTTTGCGATCAACGACCTGATCGTGGTCTTCGACCGCGTCCGCGAGAACTTCCGCAGCCTGCGCGTGGACTCGATGGAAGTGCTGAACCGTTCGATCAACCAGACGCTGTCGCGTACGGTGATCACTGCGGTGATGTTCTTCCTGTCCGCGCTTGCCCTGTACATGTACGGCGGCAGCTCGATGGAAGGCCTGGCCGAGACGCACATGATCGGTGCGGTGATCGTGGTGCTGTCCTCGATCCTGGTGGCGGTGCCGATGCTGACGATCGGTTTCCTGCGCGTCAGCAAGCAGGACCTGCTGCCGAAGGCGAAGGACGTCGAGGCCCTGGCCCGTCGCCCGTAA
- the fabV gene encoding enoyl-ACP reductase FabV, whose translation MVIKPRVRGFICVTTHPTGCEAAVKQQIDYIRARPPIQNGPKRVLVIGASTGYGLAARITAAFGSGAATLGIFFERPGSETKPGTAGWYNSAAFHKYAEEAGLYAKSINGDAFSDEVKAKTIEMIKADLGQVDQVVYSLAAPRRKHPKTGEIISSTLKPIGEPITLRGLDTDKEVLTETHLQPATPEEIAGTVAVMGGEDWQMWIDALADAGVLANGCTTTAFTYVGEEITQAIYWNGSIGAAKKDLDTKVLGLREKLAKIGGDARVSVLKAVVTQASSAIPTMPLYLSLLFKVMKEKGTHEGCIEQLDVLYDILYGGKADGVAVDRLRHDLVDGDGHTVALVDEEGRLRADYKEMAADVQGKVVALWPQVTNENLYEISDLAGYKADFLRLFGFGVEGVDYEADVNPDVKIDNLVDLT comes from the coding sequence ATGGTCATCAAACCGCGCGTCCGCGGCTTCATCTGCGTCACCACCCACCCGACCGGCTGCGAGGCCGCGGTCAAGCAGCAGATCGACTACATTCGCGCGCGCCCGCCGATCCAGAACGGCCCCAAGCGCGTGCTGGTGATCGGCGCCTCGACCGGCTACGGCCTGGCTGCGCGCATCACGGCCGCCTTCGGCAGCGGCGCTGCCACCCTCGGCATCTTCTTCGAACGCCCGGGCAGCGAAACCAAGCCGGGTACTGCGGGTTGGTACAACTCGGCTGCGTTCCACAAGTATGCCGAGGAAGCCGGCCTGTACGCCAAGAGCATCAACGGCGATGCCTTCTCCGATGAAGTGAAGGCGAAGACCATCGAAATGATCAAGGCCGATCTCGGCCAGGTCGACCAGGTCGTCTACAGCCTGGCCGCGCCGCGCCGCAAGCACCCGAAGACCGGCGAGATCATCAGCTCCACGCTGAAGCCGATCGGCGAGCCGATCACGCTGCGAGGCCTGGATACCGACAAGGAAGTGCTGACCGAAACCCATCTGCAGCCGGCGACCCCGGAAGAAATCGCCGGCACCGTCGCGGTGATGGGCGGCGAGGACTGGCAGATGTGGATCGATGCGCTGGCCGATGCTGGCGTGCTGGCCAACGGCTGCACCACCACCGCCTTCACCTACGTGGGCGAAGAAATCACCCAGGCGATCTACTGGAATGGCTCGATCGGTGCCGCCAAGAAGGACCTGGACACCAAGGTGCTGGGCCTGCGCGAGAAGCTGGCCAAGATTGGTGGCGACGCACGCGTATCGGTGCTGAAGGCGGTGGTCACCCAGGCCAGCTCGGCCATTCCGACCATGCCGCTGTACCTGTCGCTGCTGTTCAAGGTGATGAAGGAAAAGGGCACCCACGAAGGCTGCATCGAACAGCTCGACGTGCTGTACGACATCCTCTACGGCGGCAAGGCAGATGGCGTCGCGGTCGATCGCCTGCGCCACGATCTGGTCGATGGCGATGGCCACACCGTGGCGCTGGTCGACGAGGAAGGCCGCCTGCGTGCCGACTACAAGGAGATGGCGGCGGACGTGCAGGGCAAGGTGGTGGCGCTGTGGCCGCAGGTCACCAACGAGAACCTGTACGAGATCAGCGACCTGGCCGGCTACAAGGCCGACTTCCTGCGCCTGTTCGGTTTCGGCGTGGAGGGTGTCGACTACGAGGCCGACGTCAATCCCGACGTGAAGATCGACAACCTGGTCGATCTGACCTGA
- a CDS encoding EAL domain-containing protein: MQNANDITIRLLIVDDSGENAEAIVSTLRNSGIAVRPWRPQDAAELAQVLTSQAIDLVLASPSQGIPLQLAAQHIAASGKDIPLVLLAERIDEDELVQASSHGIRALALRQRPEHLLAVVRDQWVDLQARRGLRRIEAQMRETERRCDALIASSRDPIAYVHEGMHIRANDAYLEMFGYEHFDDIEGISLLDMVAAQHVEGFKQLLKGLSRGEAPPPQYQLDARHEDGSAFPATMEFAVATYEGESCLQVVLRRRMEFDPELAREVEDLRQRDQVTGLLNRPTFMLQLESAVAQAGRSEGQFGLLLIEPDHYARLLPDIGLASADTLIGALAALLAEVVGEDAQLARFGEHNFAVLQAGPYAQTVALAERIREAYAAHVFSIGARSATVTVSIGGVQVGEKIASIGQVLARASECTQAAAELGNTCRIFDPAAADRVEEERVQRWVARIREALAGDGFQLHYQPVLNLQGEPLELYEAYLRLENNGELLSPTAFLGIAEEHGLLADINRWVVSQAIAVLGQRAREGHATQMLVKVTPESFDDPQMIATLRRELQAQGVPGERLWLHAPESKVFTHLRSAQQFLAEVAPLGCRIGLEQFGSGLDSFQLLAHFQPQFLKLDRGFTSDLAATRENIDRISQITARAQEAGIRTIAEFVSDANSMTLLFSAGVDYVQGDFVGPALAEMGFEFG, translated from the coding sequence ATGCAGAACGCGAACGACATCACCATCCGCCTGCTGATCGTCGATGACAGCGGCGAGAATGCCGAAGCCATCGTCAGCACCCTGCGCAACAGCGGCATCGCGGTGCGCCCGTGGCGCCCGCAGGACGCGGCCGAGCTGGCCCAGGTGCTGACCAGCCAGGCCATCGACCTGGTGCTGGCCTCGCCTTCGCAGGGCATCCCGCTGCAGCTGGCGGCCCAGCACATTGCCGCCAGCGGCAAGGACATCCCGCTGGTGCTGCTGGCCGAGCGCATCGACGAGGACGAACTGGTGCAGGCCAGCAGCCATGGCATCCGCGCCCTCGCCCTGCGCCAGCGCCCCGAGCACCTGCTCGCCGTGGTCCGCGACCAGTGGGTGGACCTGCAGGCGCGTCGCGGCCTGCGCCGGATCGAGGCGCAGATGCGCGAGACCGAGCGCCGCTGCGACGCGCTGATCGCCTCCTCGCGCGACCCCATCGCCTACGTGCATGAAGGCATGCACATCCGCGCCAACGACGCCTACCTGGAGATGTTCGGCTACGAGCATTTCGACGACATCGAAGGCATTTCGCTGCTGGACATGGTGGCGGCCCAGCACGTGGAGGGCTTCAAGCAGCTGCTGAAGGGCCTCAGCCGTGGCGAGGCGCCGCCGCCGCAGTACCAGCTCGACGCGCGCCACGAGGACGGCAGTGCGTTCCCGGCGACCATGGAGTTTGCTGTGGCGACCTACGAAGGCGAGTCCTGCCTGCAGGTGGTGCTCCGTCGCCGCATGGAGTTCGACCCGGAGCTGGCGCGCGAGGTCGAGGACCTGCGCCAGCGCGACCAGGTCACCGGCCTGCTCAATCGCCCGACCTTCATGCTGCAGCTGGAAAGCGCGGTGGCCCAGGCCGGGCGCAGCGAGGGCCAGTTCGGCCTGCTGCTGATCGAACCGGACCACTACGCGCGCCTGCTGCCGGACATCGGCCTGGCGTCGGCCGACACCCTGATCGGCGCCCTCGCCGCCCTGCTGGCCGAGGTGGTCGGCGAGGACGCGCAACTGGCCCGCTTCGGCGAACACAATTTCGCCGTGCTGCAGGCCGGGCCCTACGCGCAGACCGTGGCGCTGGCCGAGCGCATCCGCGAAGCCTACGCCGCACACGTCTTCAGCATCGGCGCACGCTCGGCCACGGTGACCGTCAGCATCGGTGGCGTGCAGGTGGGCGAGAAGATCGCCAGCATCGGCCAAGTGCTGGCGCGCGCCAGCGAATGCACCCAGGCCGCCGCCGAACTGGGCAACACCTGCCGCATCTTCGACCCGGCTGCCGCCGACCGCGTCGAGGAAGAACGTGTGCAGCGCTGGGTTGCGCGCATCCGCGAAGCGCTTGCAGGCGACGGCTTCCAGCTGCACTACCAGCCGGTGCTGAACCTGCAGGGCGAGCCACTGGAGCTGTACGAGGCCTATCTGCGTCTGGAGAACAATGGCGAGCTGCTGAGCCCGACCGCGTTCCTGGGCATCGCCGAGGAGCACGGCCTGCTGGCCGACATCAACCGCTGGGTGGTCTCGCAGGCGATCGCCGTGCTTGGCCAGCGCGCCCGCGAAGGGCATGCCACCCAGATGCTGGTGAAGGTGACCCCGGAGTCGTTCGACGACCCGCAGATGATCGCCACCCTTCGCCGCGAGCTGCAGGCACAGGGTGTGCCTGGCGAGCGGCTGTGGCTGCATGCGCCGGAATCGAAGGTATTCACCCACCTGCGCAGCGCCCAGCAGTTCCTTGCCGAAGTGGCACCGCTGGGTTGCCGGATCGGCCTGGAGCAGTTCGGCTCGGGGCTGGATTCGTTCCAGTTGCTGGCCCACTTCCAGCCGCAGTTCCTCAAGCTGGACCGCGGCTTCACCAGTGACCTGGCGGCCACCCGCGAGAACATCGACCGCATCAGCCAGATCACCGCGCGTGCGCAGGAAGCCGGCATCCGCACCATTGCCGAGTTCGTCAGCGATGCCAATTCGATGACGCTGCTGTTCAGTGCTGGCGTGGATTACGTGCAGGGCGACTTCGTCGGCCCCGCGCTGGCGGAGATGGGCTTCGAGTTCGGGTAA